The stretch of DNA aaaaaagaaaaggaaataacTGGAAACGAGTCTGTTACATGCAGATATGTAGGTAGACGCGTTCACTTTGAGAATCGATCCTTCGTCCAAATACTTGGGGATGATATAAATAGAGCGGTCACCACCGTAAAATAGACGCAAGGGAGCAGTTTCGCGACTGAAGATACGTACTCTAGCCAGCTACTTTGATACGTATGACCGATGCACCCGACTTTTTCGTTTCTTGCAAACTATTCAAgtgaaaagtttgaaaatcgGTTCACGTGAGTAAGACGTCCCTGTTGCGGAGTGTGCGTTCTATCGAACAGAGTCAATAGTCAAATGTTTCGTTCAAACTCTTCTTCACGGTGTATGTACATTATAAACTTTGTACTCTTTGTTTACTAATCGGCTAAGACATGCTTGCCGATCATTTTTACGCGTGTTAGATAGATAACCTTAAAGCAGTTGGTTGCTGGTACATACACCCGTGTACTTTTCTACTTGCATCGATCGTATCTCTGATGTACCCTATCGgatttctatctttctctttcgatttcgatttcgatttcgatttcgatttcgatgagAGGAAAATGAGAAGAGGATGATTATAATTGTCCTACCTACTAATATTATTAGTCGGCTTGCTTTTCTGGTAAATGCGAACGAAAGCATCGGAAGATCGTCGATGAAATTGTATAATTCGGTTTCACATCTTTCTCTTATTCGTTGCCATAACCGtatatcgtatcgtatcgtatatcgtatcgtatcgtatcgtagGACGCAATGGCCAGCAATGGCTGTCCACCTACGCTAAACACGTTACTGTAGGTAACACGTAGGATATCCAGCCATTACCGTTTCGCTTTCTCTTGGACGATatcgtttcttcttcgtaTGTATCTATAATACCATAtacgtacatatgtatgtatgtacatattctCTTTTCGATTTCAGCGTTAGGAATCACTTGCTATTGCGAAGGACACTGCCCGGACGATCGACAAAATGGAACGTGCGAAGGAAGACCCGGCGGTCATTGTTTCAGCGCCGTGGAGGAAGTTTGGGACGCGGAATCGGGAGAATACGTGCCGGAATGGTCGTTTGGCTGTTTACCGCCCGACGAGCAAGGTTTCATGCAATGCAAAGGATATCTGGTGCCACATTTGCAAGGGAAAAGCATAGTGTGTTGTAACAAAAGTGCTCTTTGCAACAAGGACTTGTATCCTGAATACAAACCTAGACCCACCGCGGTACCTAATCCTATGGCTATAGCATCCGGTGCGCCGTTGATAATATTAGCTACCGTTCTTTCCGTCTGCTTGATGGTCGTTTCGATAGCCATGCTACTGATATATCAGAAATacagaagaaaagagagaggtccCTGCCTGGTGCCTCCTGCAGGAACGTTAAAAGACTTTATCGACCAGAGCAGCGGATCTGGTTCGGGATTACCCCTTCTGGTGCAACGAACGATCGCTAAACAATTGGCTTTATCTCAGTGTGTCGGCAAGGGACGTTACGGTGAAGTTTGGCTTGCCAGATGGAGAGGTGAAAAGGTCGCGGTCAAGGTATTTTTTACGCTCGAGGAAGCCTCTTGGTTCAGGGAAACAGAGATTTATCAGACCGTATTGATGAGGCACGATAACATATTGGGCTTTATCGCTGCGGACATCAAAGGAACCGGCTCTTGGACGCAAATGTTACTAATCACCGACTATCACGAGAGAGGATCGTTGTACGATTACCTACAGACCACCGTTCTCGATCACCCTGCTCTCTTGGCCATTTGCCTTTCGATCGCCTCTGGAATCGCTCATCTTCATACCGAGATATTTGGCACTCGTGGCAAGCCTGCCATAGCTCATCGAGACATCAAGAGTAGAAATATTTTAGTAAAAAGAAACGGCGAATGCGCCATCGCCGATTTCGGATTGGCGGTAAGATATATTAGGTAAGCGATTTAACCGATTTAACCGATTTAACCGATTTATCACCTCGAACCCACCAGAACCTTAAATTACCAAATTATTAGCAAATAAACTTCAATATTCCTACTTTCATTTCTACTTTGTTCGCAGTGAAAGCGGAGAAATCGATATCGCGCCAAACACCCGAGTCGGTACACGTCGATACATGGCTCCGGAAGTTTTGGAGGAAACTTTGAACACATCCTCTTTTGATGCCTTCAAAATGGCCGACATGTATTCGGTTGGTTTGGTACTTTGGGAAGCGTGTAGAAGATGCGTAACCGGTGGCAAAAATTCGATCGTCGAACCGTACGCTTTACCCTATCACGACGTCGTGCCGAGTGATCCAGATTTCGAGGATATGCGGTTGGCTGTTTGCGTGAAACGGTTACGTCCAGTCATACCTCCTCGATGGGAAAACGACACGGTAGGAATAtcaaaaattcatcaaatccGACCAAATCCGGTCAAATCTGGCCAAATCCGCCTGATAAAATcgttcattattttctctctttttacTTGCAGATCCTATTCGCTCTGAGTAAGCTTATGGCCGAGTGCTGGCACGCGAATCCTGCCGTTCGTTTAACAGCGCTACGCGTCAAAAAAACGATATCTAAACTACACATCGACAATGCCATCAAAATTGTCTAGCGCTTGGCAAACTTACGATTAGTCGAATTTGTTCCAAGCTTATTACTTTTTACAAGCTTACAAACTATTTTCCCCTTGTATATATGCTCCTGGTGTACATAAGTTTATCGACAGACTGCAAGCCTGAAGACTGAGTACTaacatttataaatacagaaaGATGAATGAATGCGAACATTTTGATGATCGATGGATGATTGGTTATTGGTTATTGGTTATTGGTTATTGCTTCTCATCAACGAACCAGTTACGAATGAGTATGTATTTTATACGTATACGTATACGAAtgtcaatttttcttttttcttttttttccaatcaACACATCCGCGAAACGCTCCTCCTCTTTTAACGCGTTTCCTTTCGTTCCCTTCAACGTCGTTCAACTTGTATAATCGACGATGGCTACTACTTATTCTTCTTAGCAAAGGTAACGTTTTATTGTTAGTAGTAAATTTAGTTACGACTACAAAAAAATCTATCCTTAATAGGAACAACAGCTTTATCGTTTTCATCCTAGCATTTCAGTCTGTtctatttacttatttagcGGCGTGACCTTTATATTCGTTGAAAAGTGATCATCATCCAAGATTACGACGCGACGATGTCGTTGTCGATGTCGATGTCGATGTCGATGTCGATGTCGATGTCGATGTCGATGTCGATGTCGATGTCGATGCAATAATTTATCGTCAATCAGAAAGTTTCGCAGGATACATACATGTTCAGAATCATTCAGAAATACAATGCTTTTCACGTTAAAAACGTTCGACAAAAGTATAATGTTTACGTATTCGAAATATTCTTCTACGCCGGAATATCTTGCTTGCTATCTATGCAAAAAaacattcattttattatccTTTTCTTTCCATCGATCGTGTTACGCtcgatttttaaattcaaagtcagaaaaattacattttatcgaTATTACCAGCAGTTGTGTTGATACTTGCACACtgtttctttctcttcatATATGATCCTGTATTATCTGTACAGTAtgtaatttatgtttttaagTTGTACAAATGGGATATATTGTTTAGCATAAGAATTTAAAGATTAGAATcattaagtatattatattataaaaacgTTGATTCCCTAAACTCGAAAGATATCTTTTAACAAGATGATCGGAGCAGCGATAATCCTTTTTGCAGCTCGTTGATCTTTTATGTATGTATCAATAGTTTGGTGTATTTGTAAACTTTGTAAAATGGCTGGATTATACCCAAGTACCTACctaaattttcaacgaaaagTTTGACAAAATCGTTGCTCTGTTAACAAACTATGTTTTTAGCTATTCACTTCGAGTCCTTATTGTTACATACGACTTCCGTATACGCGTATTATGTAACAAAAGTCACTGTTAAATAGTCTTTAAGTTTTCGTTTGGGAAAATCAACTGTAATTGCATTAAAACTCATAGCTAATAGTTAGTTGATCGCAGacaatgaaatttatatttttaacaagtattaaatattatcGTCTTTTTAAACAGATATCAACTTTACTTATTTCTTTGACGGTGTAGAGCGTAGGGTATCATCATCCCATTTTTCTATCCGTTTTACTATTTCAAAGTAGTTAAACGCGTACTATATACATACACGCAAATACGTTTTTATCATGtttttacatatgtataaatttGATTACAAGTAAATCCCTAAAACTCGTGTAAATCATTGCCGctgtttaatttacatacgtacatacgtacatacgtacatacgtacatacgtatatacatatacttgAAAACCACTAGGCTTTGTGTCTCGTCAATATTAGATGTCTAATAATTATGCCGAAATATTTAGGCgtgataaaaatatgaaactcGGAGCAAATCGAATATCGgtcaatttttcatcattcGTTCTTTGAAATCTCAAAGATGTTATTGTTTCCGATATACCAGTcgtatgtatgtatgcatCACATgcatgtataaatttttgggAAAGTGCAACGTCactaaatgtacatatgtatgtacaacaatctttgaaatatatttttcaaaatagaaCATATGTAAGTAAATCAGTACTCCGCGTAACGATCTTGATGTTggtaatttttttcttcaccaGTTGGCCATACTGTATTTCCACGAGAGGCAATAGGAAAAAGGGACGCCACTCTCCACTTTTCTGTTGGTCTATTTTAGTCCGCCATTTTTTTACTTCGGGAAGCGTGTAGTTCAGAGTGGTGTGTTGTCGTGCTTTTTTACAGAAATACTGACTTGGTAAGTAATTAAGTGATTCTAAACTACGTTCTATGTAATTTGTTGTCGTATAGAAACAGCATGTGCGTTCAGAAACGTAATTTAGTCACGATATTGATCATGATATTGTACCGCCAAGATACAGGATACTCGAATCACGCCATTTCGTGCTCGTCGAGTACCTATTTTCGCATAACGCTGCGTACGTTTTCCATTGCTTTTTACTTCAGGGACACAAACATTACTTATTATTCCATATAGTGTAACATAAAAGGGTAAACGGGTTcagaaaattggaaaacggTTGCAATCGTATTACACGTATGTATATACGTGGTAAtcgtatatacatacatggGTAAAGTATGTGTGGTCGGTGTATGCGTGCGTATGCTTTCTTCGTCGCACCTCCTCGGTAGCTATTTGTGTAGCTCGATTACTCTAGGTTACTGTAATTTTCCATCAAAATTTacatgaaaaattaaaaacaaaatacgCTGTTTTGTACTTGGGTATCTAATAGATCAAATCTGCATTTGCGATTGTTTTTGTGGACGTGAATAACGCGCAATATTGGAGGGATTAAACCAACacttttacttttttagatTCATAAACGCGTCAATTTTCTTACCGTAGGATCGTTTACAATAACAAGTATCGTCTTGAGgttctttaatttcttaagTCAAATTAAAAAAGCTACACGATTCTGACGAGTAAGCGAATGAAGCGAATGAAGCGAATGAAGCGAATGAAGCGAATGAAATAATTGTTCATTCTTATAATAACTTTTCGTATTATCGTATGCGTTAAGAATGAAAAAGACGAGAAGCAAAGAAGCAAAGTAGTTCCCgcgttgaattatttttagcaTACAAAACGAATTTCGAGACAGTTCACTCACGGTAGATTTCTGAATGTACTCGGTTCACGCGATTCATTGTACTGCAGTTGATTGTCAGAGGTCGCTAGTGGAACGCAGAAACGGAGAAGCGGACGCGGCCAGTAAGACGCCATTGTTAGATTGCGTTCCCTTCTGTAAAGTCGCGTACGTAGTGCTGGTGTGAGGTATTTCGCTAAAAATTATACGCAGTAGCTGTCGGTGAGTTACGAGAAAACATACGATAGGTTGAATGCGAAAGGTGCGTAATAATTGTTGGTAAATGTAATTACGTGTACTTGGTGAACCGTGAAACTAGTGCGCCATTTCGACAAGGTCGGTTCGCTCTTTGTACTGCGTGCTTTCATACAGTATTAGATGCTCGTCGTACCTTGGATTCGTTCTTTTCATCCTGTTCGTCTAAAGATTCGAAAATTAACTGCATTTCACAGCTATTGTGAAGTCACTTTTAGTGACTTTTACGTGAAATTATTTCGATGCACGCGATTCAAGTAATCGAGCAGAATCACAACGACTCCCGAAATTCGAAAACTTGGATCGTTAGGAAAATGGTGGAAAGAAGCATCCTagagtgtgtgtgtgtgtgtgtgtgtgtgcgagAGTGAGGGGGGGTGGGGGGTGCGGCGAGCAATAGGGTGGGAGCAGAGAGCAGGGGTCTAAACAATCGCGTCATCATCGGGTATCCTTGACGAATTGCTTGGTTCGTTTAGCGATATGTTTTTTCGCGTACAAAACTGAATCGGTTAAATGGTATTGCGATTAAAACGGGGACAGACAGCGGTGCGTTTCAATGTATATGATGTATGTAAGTAACGCGGCATCACGTCGCCGCGTAGATTCTTGTTAATAACTAGAAACGTTGATTATCTTTTCGTCGCAAAACTTTTCCAGCATGCTGTATAGTATGTTCGTAACAAATGTTGTACATACACGAATTAGctgtaaataatatttcaaatgtttTGTTTGTGAAACTAGGTTCTAGAACGAGCCGAAAATGCCAGGTTTTAGTAGCGTTGGCACGTTTAAAATCTTTATCGGCAATTTAGCCGACAAGACGTCGAATGCTGATATTAAACCGTTGTTCGAGAAGTACGGAAAGGTTGTAGAATGCGACGTGGTGAAAAATTATGGATTTGTGGTAAGTTTGAACTTTTCGATACGCAgcaatttgtttaaaaaaattgtacatgGCGAAGTTACATGGAATGTTCGAAGGTTGACATTCTTGCCCCTCTTTCTTTCActtattttcactttttcttatttctttttacctGTCGTTGTAAGGGACAAGTATTATGAGATGATATTATGTTCAACAGCATATGGAAAACGAAGAGGCAGGGAGAAACGCGATACAAAATTTGAATGGACAAATAGTTCATGGGCAGCCAATTAAATGCGAGGCTGCGAAGAGTCGTAAGGGGCCAAACACTCCTAcgacaaaaatatttgttggCAATCTCACAGATAATACGAAAGCCCCGCAAGTGCGGGAACTTTTCGCTAAATACGGCACAGTTGTAGAATGTGATATTGTGAGAAATTACGGCTTCGTTCATCTCGAAGCAACAGGTGATGTGAACGACGCTATCAAGGAACTGAACGGACAAATGGTAGATGGTCAACCAATGAAAGTTCAGATTTCTACGAGCAGAGTACGACAGAGGCCAGGAATGGGAGATCCTGAACAATGCTATCGATGCGGCCGCGGCGGTCATTGGTCCAAGGAATGTCCGAAAGGAGGAATGGGAGGAGGTCCGGATAGAAACGGATACAGGGACCGAATGTTTGGACGCGACCCGTACCCTCCACCGCCGCCACCACCGTTCCTTCGGGATCGGTTAATGGGTGGTGGCCGCTTTGGAGTAAGtacttatttctttttcttcttcttcttctttgtatttctattttttttttttttaaattattttacacgatAATCCAAGAGAATGTACGTTTGTCGTTGAGCTGGTGCTAACGGAGAGGCAAAGATGTATTAACGCGTTggacttttctttttctttcacagGACTACGAAAGCTACTATGACAGAAGGGGCTTCGAGGACACCAGGGATCTCTACGAGAGGCGGTTTACGGGTATGACAGGGCCCTGTGACATGGGAAGTTCCATGTGCGGGCTTGACTTTCCACCAATGACAATGCCACCTCTACCCCCAAGACGAGACCCAATGCCTCCTATGCCTCCTCTAGGTATGGGATCCATGCGCGACACCGGCTTCTCCCGTGGCAACGAGTATGGCATGTTCAGCCGCCGATCACCCCCTCCAAGTGGCAACAACGGCCGGTTCAGGTGAGTAGAGTCATCGTGTACCGACTGCCCATTCGTCCGACTTAACATTGTGAACGTTCCAGGCTGGATTAACAGCTCATGCGAATTGGGGTTCGGTGATTCGTCGACATTttatatatatcattatatatatatatatatatatatattatatgtgtatatatatatatatatatatatatacatacacatgCACACACACATATCCATACCATATTGTCTTCCTTACGAatcttaaatttctttttttttttcttttttctttgtctTTGTCCGTTCGAGTATCGTTGTTTCTTAGAAAAGCGGAAATTTCTCCGATTGGTCGTATACATACACGTTTACAGGTATATGTGCTTACGGCACGCTCGCGTGTAAATACGTCTACGATTTGTACATTGATACGCAATATGTCCTTAGATTGGGCAATATTCAATTGTACTCGTTTGGCCAGCGATGAAACTTGGATACCGTAAACGTTGCTCATTTGCGTTTAGTCGTTGAATCGAATCCGTGCATAGCTGCATCTTTCcggtttatttattttttcttttcgtaaCACAGACATACATAGGATGGGATGTGTTGTTAAAGTTGTATGCCTCGGAAACTGGATTCTCCGAGCCGAAACGGTTGAAACAGCCCTTTACCATCGTTTTACAATTCGCGGTTTCGTTTTCGAGATAGGACTGTTTTAAAATTGGCTGTTTAACGTTtcgagcgttccgagcgcttCGATGAAACCCGATTGAAATCGAGCGAATAATTGGACACGTGGTCGCGGGTATCTACTGTCGGCATAATTACCCCTTTCAAACATTAATATAGCGTATGTCGCGCTACGACATAGTATCTAGGGGGGATTGTATAAGGTGAGAGTGCTTACCTCTCTAATCGCACATCAACAATTCGTTGGGTCGTATGTAGTGGTGGTAAGCTCTGATGTCTAGCTGTTCATTACGagaaaggaaatagaaaattacaaaatgatGATACAGGGGggtgtgttttttttttttttttcgtttcttctgGCACGGAGAGTCTGTAGCTTTCGAATGATACAACTTGTTTGGAAAACACGGAGTGAATATAGATGAATGAGTGCTTGTTCGAATGGAcgtgtctgtctgtctgtcgaATATGTAACGCGTGGTCGTGTTGTTTATATATCGCATATCGTATGTTTCTGTTCTTTTGCGTGTAGTTGAGACAATATAATtggtaattttttattttattttttttttcatttttttatttttttttctaattcaaGTACGAGTGTCGACCCGATGCCCACATGAGTGCAGAGTCTGcgtaataaaatgttaattgtAATATGACGCTTGGACGTTTCTGTACATTCTAAATTTCAGTGCACCTCAGGCTGCGTACCATCTTTGTCCATGAACGCGGGCAACCCTAGAGAGACAGTCCCGGGCCAACGTTCAAGTCGTGCAAGAGTAAGTCTTTGACCACTTTTGTTAGCGAGTAGTCGTACCTCGTTCTTGTCGCTGACGCGCATTCTATACGAGCAGCTCCCCTCACTtgaattaatagaaataaatacgCGTGAAATTCCGGGTCTCGACTGATCGTACCTTGAACATGTCGACTGCTCTTCTAGGGATGTCCCTGTTCATAGACTCTCTTGATCCATGGCGTTAACTGCGAGATTGGCCTGTATGTCTCTCATAAATCCTTTGTGTTTCAAGCGCTCCCTATTACGTACATCACTCAACCGGGAGTGGCGCGGAGGCCTGGGATGAAGAAACGTTCCTAAGGAATGCGAACTAGATTTCTTGATCGCACTACCGCGAGCCAGGATATGCGATTCTACACGATTCTAACAAACTCTCGTACGCTGtagatagaaaagaaaagaaaagaaaagaaaacgaaacgaaacgataaaaagaaaataaaagaaaaacaagcaaacaaaaagaaaagagtaaGGGTTGACGCGATTTTCAGGAATGACGCCTATCGATTATCTTTGAAACGTCTTGTAAGTAGAAATCAGCTTTCCAGACGTATTGGACAGTAAGTTTTGATATCGCCGGTTCGCAATAATAGTTGCTCAGGCCAGTTTCCAATAATGGATATGCATACCCCTCTTCAAATAGTCTGCTTAGTCTCGCTTTCAACGTACAATTTTCGACTCTGATAATTGTGACTTTGCACAagaacattttttcttttgttattcATTCTTCGTCTTGCGttagaaaaagggaaaaggttACGATACATACCACGTTTCCGTACACGTATTTTAAGTATTCTTTACCTTCTTTTGGTTCTTAGCTAatcgttcttcttcttttttcctttctttttttttttacgttgtTTTGCTTATCGTCTGTCTGAAACGTATCGTTATTGTTTCTCTCCTCGTTTTTCTTTCCGTTACTTTTTTCGTGCAGATTATACGCAGGACTTTCTCTAGCTTGTTTCTGTAAGATCGCTTCGTCAACGGGGTATAAAATAGCGTTAATTGGTTGAAAAGTTGATATCGTTTGAACGTTTAGACGCTGAATCGTGTTCAAGGTTTAATGAAATCGGTCCGAAACGGCGATAGATGTCGTTAAAAAAAGCTACAAACACATTGTTTACGTATATACATACgagcatatatatatatatatatatatataagtacATGCATTACACAGGTAGTTGTAACAAACTCGAAAATTACGATCCATAGTTCTTGAAGCTGACTTCTACTCGCGAGGTTCAAAGCTTTTCATGTATGTAAAATTCATTCGCAAACTTTCAAATAGAAAACAGAATTGATTGAATTTCTCAATCCTTCTGAATACTTTGAATTTGTTGTTGCACGTTACCTTATTACCCTATATAATCCCAGCCTGGGCTGCAAACGGCTCGTTTACATTCTGAATATTGAATGATGATGTTCGTACAATTCGAATAATTTGAACAATCGCATGGGTTCAAAATCCAGTCTACCGTTGTCTGCCTCATATGACTggctataaaaaaaaagaaagaaagaaagaaagaaagaaaaaatatgtCGTGTTTTGCCGTTACGAAGCTGTTGTATCCTATTGCGCGTATATTTGTACGTTTCATTGTTTCAGTTCATTTCAATTACTTTCAAGTGATTTCAACAAACGTGTATCTCGCGTCGAACAAAGCGAATACAGATACTCTGCGCTTTTTGCATCAGTATCGTATCGTTTATAGGTAGAATCGAAGCGCGTGCAGTAAACGTGCGAGTTTAGAACAGATTGAAATGACATGCTTCCAAATGCTGTCCATCGAATGCTATTCtttctcgttctcgttctTCCTTGCCTTTGAAAGTGCTGAATTCCTTTGTATCGTTGAAAATTATGGATCCAGgggttgttgttgttgctgttgttgaaGTGGTGCTTCAGATCTCGAATGACCGTTTAAGATTAGCAGTGAACAAACTTGTTCCTATGTTTCCTGGTGTTTCTTCACCTTTCATTACCTACCTTGACAGTCATATTAGGCAGAACGCAATCACTTTTCTTTGATTTTGAATATATGTACAGGGACTAATTCACAAAGTTAAGCCTTGGACAAGGGAGCAAGTTACCGGTATATGTTGATCTTTGATCATCCGTAGATtcgattatttattatacCCGCTGTTATAGTAGAGGCATGTACGAGGACTTCAGCCGAGATTCATTCGAAGAGCGTAG from Osmia bicornis bicornis chromosome 10, iOsmBic2.1, whole genome shotgun sequence encodes:
- the LOC114879670 gene encoding bone morphogenetic protein receptor type-1B translates to MAALSATPGRHGCKYGLWISFGVFIVRFVGALGITCYCEGHCPDDRQNGTCEGRPGGHCFSAVEEVWDAESGEYVPEWSFGCLPPDEQGFMQCKGYLVPHLQGKSIVCCNKSALCNKDLYPEYKPRPTAVPNPMAIASGAPLIILATVLSVCLMVVSIAMLLIYQKYRRKERGPCLVPPAGTLKDFIDQSSGSGSGLPLLVQRTIAKQLALSQCVGKGRYGEVWLARWRGEKVAVKVFFTLEEASWFRETEIYQTVLMRHDNILGFIAADIKGTGSWTQMLLITDYHERGSLYDYLQTTVLDHPALLAICLSIASGIAHLHTEIFGTRGKPAIAHRDIKSRNILVKRNGECAIADFGLAVRYISESGEIDIAPNTRVGTRRYMAPEVLEETLNTSSFDAFKMADMYSVGLVLWEACRRCVTGGKNSIVEPYALPYHDVVPSDPDFEDMRLAVCVKRLRPVIPPRWENDTILFALSKLMAECWHANPAVRLTALRVKKTISKLHIDNAIKIV